In a single window of the Agrobacterium fabrum str. C58 genome:
- the urtE gene encoding urea ABC transporter ATP-binding subunit UrtE → MLTVENINLHYGAAQALRGVSLKAEMGKITCVLGRNGVGKSSLLRAVTGQQPTSAGSISFDGAPLDGLAPYHRAKRGVGYVPQGREIFPLLSVQENLESGYAPLPRKERFIPDDIFSLFPVLQSMLGRRGGDLSGGQQQQLAIGRALVTRPKILVLDEPTEGIQPSIIKDIGRAIKYLRDSTGMAILLVEQYLDFCRELADYVYIMDRGEIVHEGLAETLDTPEARRHLTV, encoded by the coding sequence ATGCTGACAGTCGAAAACATCAACCTTCACTACGGCGCGGCGCAAGCCCTGCGCGGCGTGTCGTTGAAAGCGGAGATGGGCAAGATCACCTGCGTCCTCGGCCGCAACGGCGTGGGCAAAAGCTCGCTGTTGCGCGCCGTCACGGGTCAGCAGCCCACCAGTGCCGGCTCGATCAGCTTTGATGGTGCGCCGCTTGACGGGCTGGCGCCCTATCACCGGGCCAAACGCGGTGTCGGATATGTGCCGCAGGGCCGTGAAATCTTTCCGTTGCTCAGCGTTCAGGAGAACCTTGAAAGCGGTTATGCGCCGCTGCCGCGCAAGGAGCGTTTCATTCCCGACGATATTTTCAGCCTGTTTCCGGTGCTGCAATCGATGCTGGGCAGGCGCGGTGGCGATTTGTCCGGGGGACAGCAGCAGCAACTCGCCATCGGCCGGGCGCTGGTGACGCGGCCGAAAATCCTCGTTCTCGATGAGCCGACCGAGGGCATCCAGCCGTCGATCATCAAGGATATCGGCCGGGCGATCAAATATCTGCGCGATTCCACCGGCATGGCGATCCTGCTGGTCGAGCAATATCTGGATTTCTGCCGTGAGCTTGCCGACTATGTCTACATCATGGACCGCGGTGAGATCGTGCATGAAGGGCTCGCCGAGACGCTGGATACGCCCGAAGCGCGGCGTCATCTGACAGTATAA
- the urtD gene encoding urea ABC transporter ATP-binding protein UrtD: MNTVSENRTKSLLYLDGVSVSFDGFKALNSLSFVVEPGELRAIIGPNGAGKTTMMDIITGKTRPDTGTVLFEDSIDLTKKDEADIAQLGIGRKFQKPTVFESHTVWDNLELALNRKRGVFATLFYRLTEEDKARIEEILATVRLGHRRGDLAANLSHGQKQWLEIGMLLAQEPKLLLVDEPVAGMTDAETAETTVLLKEIAKTRSVVVVEHDMGFIRELGVKVTCLAEGSVLAEGSIDFVSSDPKVIENYLGR, from the coding sequence ATGAACACGGTTTCCGAAAACAGAACCAAAAGCCTGCTTTATCTCGATGGCGTCTCGGTCTCCTTCGATGGCTTCAAGGCGCTGAACTCGCTTTCTTTCGTCGTCGAGCCCGGCGAGCTTCGCGCCATCATAGGCCCGAATGGCGCCGGCAAGACAACGATGATGGATATCATCACCGGCAAGACGCGGCCGGATACCGGTACGGTGTTGTTCGAGGACAGCATCGATCTCACCAAGAAGGACGAGGCGGATATTGCCCAGCTGGGCATCGGTCGGAAATTCCAGAAGCCGACCGTGTTCGAAAGCCACACCGTCTGGGACAATCTGGAACTGGCGCTGAACCGCAAGCGCGGTGTCTTCGCCACGCTGTTCTACCGGCTGACGGAGGAAGACAAGGCACGCATCGAGGAAATCCTCGCCACCGTGCGGCTTGGCCACCGTCGCGGCGATCTCGCGGCCAATCTTTCGCACGGTCAGAAACAATGGCTTGAGATCGGCATGCTTCTGGCGCAGGAGCCGAAGCTGCTGCTGGTGGATGAGCCGGTGGCGGGCATGACGGATGCGGAGACAGCCGAAACCACCGTGCTTTTGAAGGAAATCGCCAAGACCCGTTCGGTGGTGGTGGTGGAGCACGACATGGGCTTCATCCGCGAACTGGGCGTGAAGGTGACGTGTCTCGCCGAAGGTTCGGTGCTGGCGGAAGGGTCGATTGATTTCGTGTCGAGCGATCCGAAGGTGATCGAGAATTATCTGGGGCGGTGA
- the urtC gene encoding urea ABC transporter permease subunit UrtC, protein MITGFLLRALDRRISIAIGIILAIAVLVPASNLLLPEGSAFRIPTYIMSMLGKYLAYALLALALDLVWGYCGILSLGHAAFFALGGYAMGMYLMRQIGTRGVYGHPVLPDFMVFLNWKELPWFWHGFDMFWFAALMVLVVPGLLAFVFGWFAFRSRVNGVYLSIITQAMTYALLLAFFRNDMGFGGNNGLTDFKDILGFSVQADGTRAMLFAMTAAMLALSLLIASGIVNSKFGKVLVGVRDAESRVRFLGFRVENIKLFTFVVSAMMAGVAGALFVPQVGIINPGEFSPANSIEVVVWTAVGGRGTLIGPIIGALLVNGGKSYFTGAFPEFWLFALGGLFIAVTLFFPKGIVGTIQHYLAGRREKRVARAAAAAKQPGNDSAATAAQQAAE, encoded by the coding sequence ATGATTACCGGCTTCCTCCTGCGCGCGCTCGATCGCCGCATTTCCATCGCCATCGGCATCATCCTGGCCATCGCCGTCCTGGTGCCCGCCTCCAACCTGCTTTTGCCGGAGGGCAGCGCGTTCCGCATCCCGACCTATATCATGTCGATGCTGGGCAAATATCTGGCCTATGCGCTGCTGGCCCTGGCGCTTGACCTGGTCTGGGGTTATTGCGGCATTCTTTCGCTCGGCCACGCCGCCTTCTTCGCGCTTGGCGGTTATGCCATGGGCATGTATCTGATGCGGCAGATCGGCACGCGCGGCGTGTACGGCCATCCGGTGCTGCCTGACTTCATGGTGTTCCTCAACTGGAAGGAGTTGCCGTGGTTCTGGCACGGCTTCGACATGTTCTGGTTTGCGGCGCTGATGGTGCTTGTCGTGCCGGGGCTGCTCGCCTTCGTGTTCGGCTGGTTCGCCTTCCGCTCGCGCGTCAACGGCGTTTACCTCTCGATCATCACCCAGGCCATGACCTACGCTCTGCTGCTTGCCTTCTTCCGCAACGACATGGGTTTCGGCGGCAATAACGGCCTCACCGATTTCAAGGATATCCTCGGCTTTTCCGTGCAGGCGGATGGCACCCGCGCCATGCTGTTTGCAATGACGGCCGCGATGCTGGCGCTTTCTCTGCTGATTGCGTCGGGTATCGTCAATTCCAAATTCGGCAAGGTGCTGGTGGGCGTGCGGGACGCCGAAAGCCGGGTGCGCTTCCTCGGTTTCCGGGTGGAAAACATCAAGCTCTTCACCTTCGTCGTGTCGGCGATGATGGCGGGTGTTGCCGGTGCGTTGTTCGTGCCGCAGGTGGGCATCATCAACCCCGGCGAATTTTCTCCCGCCAACTCCATCGAGGTGGTGGTATGGACGGCAGTCGGCGGGCGCGGCACGCTGATCGGGCCGATCATCGGCGCGCTGCTGGTGAATGGCGGCAAGAGCTATTTCACCGGCGCTTTTCCCGAATTCTGGCTGTTTGCGCTGGGTGGGCTGTTCATCGCGGTGACGCTGTTCTTCCCCAAGGGCATCGTCGGCACAATCCAGCATTATCTGGCCGGGCGGCGCGAGAAGCGTGTCGCGCGGGCAGCGGCGGCGGCCAAGCAGCCGGGCAACGACAGTGCGGCAACGGCCGCGCAACAGGCGGCGGAGTAA
- the urtB gene encoding urea ABC transporter permease subunit UrtB, translating to MTIRSFLGAIFLWFTMGIAAHAVAQSDPKALIDQLGTADFKQAEVLIGQIAATGDARVVPALEAFAAGDLYVRKSDNLVFMTKPAGSDFTLIDPLTGESAGSAPKAAVTKIRVNNNLRRVIRAAMGGLTLLSPERAVRLSAADAVLKAPSAENLELLEAAISKETDNEVRTRMEEARAVSLLSSDRPLEVKKEAIATIKKLGGRDAISILMAATPSVDPSLKPDVDEAISSIESALAFWDYAQNVWYGLSLGSVLLLAAIGLAITFGVMGIINMAHGEMVMIGAYSTFMVQEVIRSHFPGLFDWSLAIALPVAFLVTGFVGLVMERGVIRFLYGRPLETLLATWGISLMLQQGVRSIFGPTNREVGSPGWMSGSFSVGYLNFTWNRVWIVCFSLSVFFALLVLLKRSAFGLQMRAVTQNRRMASSMGIRTPWVDAFTFALGSGVAGLAGVALSQIDNVSPNLGQSYIIDSFMVVVFGGVGNLWGTLVGALSLGVLNKFLEPTVGAVLGKILVLVLIILFIQKRPRGLFALKGRAIEA from the coding sequence ATGACGATCCGATCTTTTCTCGGAGCCATCTTCCTCTGGTTCACCATGGGGATCGCAGCCCACGCCGTCGCGCAGAGCGATCCGAAGGCGCTGATTGACCAGCTTGGCACGGCTGATTTCAAGCAGGCCGAAGTGCTGATCGGGCAGATCGCCGCAACGGGCGATGCGCGCGTCGTTCCAGCGCTGGAGGCTTTCGCGGCGGGCGATCTTTACGTGCGCAAATCCGACAATCTCGTCTTCATGACCAAGCCCGCCGGCTCCGATTTCACGCTGATCGACCCGCTGACGGGTGAAAGCGCCGGCTCGGCGCCCAAGGCTGCCGTCACCAAGATCAGGGTCAACAATAATCTTCGCCGCGTCATTCGCGCCGCGATGGGTGGCCTGACGCTGCTCAGCCCGGAACGCGCGGTGCGGCTTTCCGCCGCCGATGCGGTTCTGAAAGCCCCCAGCGCCGAAAATCTGGAATTGCTGGAAGCGGCCATATCAAAGGAAACCGACAATGAGGTGCGGACCCGGATGGAGGAGGCGCGGGCTGTCTCGCTGCTCTCCTCCGACCGCCCCCTCGAGGTGAAGAAAGAAGCGATCGCCACCATCAAGAAGCTCGGTGGGCGCGATGCGATCAGCATTCTCATGGCGGCGACGCCCTCGGTCGATCCGAGCCTGAAGCCTGATGTGGACGAGGCGATTTCCAGCATCGAGAGCGCACTGGCCTTCTGGGATTATGCGCAGAATGTCTGGTATGGCCTGTCGCTCGGTTCCGTGCTGCTGCTGGCCGCCATCGGCCTTGCCATCACCTTCGGCGTGATGGGCATCATCAACATGGCACATGGCGAGATGGTGATGATCGGCGCTTACTCCACCTTCATGGTGCAGGAAGTGATCCGCAGTCACTTCCCCGGCCTGTTCGACTGGTCGCTGGCGATTGCCTTGCCAGTCGCCTTTCTGGTGACAGGTTTTGTCGGCCTCGTGATGGAACGAGGCGTCATCCGCTTCCTCTACGGGCGGCCTTTGGAAACGCTGCTCGCCACCTGGGGCATCTCGCTGATGTTGCAACAGGGCGTACGCTCCATTTTCGGCCCCACCAACCGGGAGGTTGGCAGCCCCGGCTGGATGTCCGGCTCCTTCAGCGTCGGTTATCTCAATTTCACCTGGAACCGGGTGTGGATCGTCTGCTTCTCGCTGTCGGTGTTCTTCGCGCTGCTGGTGCTTCTGAAGCGCTCCGCCTTCGGTCTGCAGATGCGCGCCGTGACTCAGAACCGCCGCATGGCCTCCTCCATGGGCATTCGCACGCCCTGGGTGGATGCCTTCACCTTCGCGCTCGGTTCAGGCGTTGCCGGGCTTGCCGGCGTTGCGCTATCGCAGATCGACAATGTCTCGCCCAATCTCGGCCAGAGCTACATCATCGACAGTTTCATGGTGGTGGTGTTCGGCGGCGTCGGCAATCTCTGGGGAACGCTGGTGGGTGCATTGTCGCTCGGCGTGCTCAACAAGTTCCTCGAGCCGACGGTGGGCGCCGTGCTCGGCAAGATCCTCGTGCTCGTTCTCATCATCCTGTTCATCCAGAAGCGGCCGCGCGGTCTCTTCGCACTCAAGGGAAGGGCGATCGAAGCATGA